DNA sequence from the Trichocoleus desertorum ATA4-8-CV12 genome:
GTTAGCTGAAATGCTAGGACTAGACCCTAGGCAAGATTTTGCCGGAGCCGATCTGTCGAGCACTAATTTCTATGAAGGCAATTTGGCAAGCGCCAATTTTGTAGGGACTAACCTGCGTGGTGCTAACTTTGCTTATGCCAATCTGCAAGAAGCCAACTTTACAAATGCCAATCTGCAAGAAGCCAACTTTACAAATGCCAATTTAGGTATTCTACCCTCCAGCTATCTAGCCCGTACTAAAGAAGTCGATTACCTAATTACCAGCGCCCTCAACCACATCAACGACTTAAACAAAGAACTAAACCTCGCCCGCTACCTCTTTATGCACCTCGACCGCATCAACGACTTAGACAGCGGCCTCGACAGCGACCTCGACCGCATCAACGACTTAGACAGCGGCCTCGACAGCGACCTCGACCGCATCAACGACTTAGACAGCGGCCTCGACAGCGACCTCGACCGCATCAACGACTTAGACAGCGGCCTCGACAGCGACCTCGACCGTGCCTATGACCTTGTTCGTGACCTTGCCCGTGACATCGAGTACTTCCATAACATCATTCGCATCAACGACTTAGACAGCGGCCTCGACAGCGCTCTCGAAAGCGCTCTCGAAAGCGCCCGTGCCCTTGACAGCAACCTCGACAGCGCCCATGAACTCCACCGCGACCTCGACAGCGCCCATGAACTCCACCGCGACCTCGACAGCGACCTCAACAGCGCTCTCGAAAGCGCCCATGCCCTTGACAGCGCCCGTAACCAGGCCGAACGCCTCACCTATGAACTCCACTATGCCCTCGACAGCGCCCATAAACTCCACCGCGACCTCGAGGGCGCTCTCGAAAGCGCTCTCGAAAGCGCCCTCGAGGTCGCGGTGGAGTCCATCCATCGTATCGGAGGTGGAGCAAACTTCTACAGAGCTCAACTCACTGGAGTGGTGCTTGACAAAGCTAATGTTGAGGGAGCAATTATGATTGGCTGTACAGGTTTATCGAGTTCTAAGGTTGCTGATTTGATGAGGAGAGGAGCCATTATTCGATAGCTCTCCTGGCGAGCGATCAGAGGTTCGCGTACCAGTTTCTAGATGAGTCTCTGCGAATATGCCG
Encoded proteins:
- a CDS encoding pentapeptide repeat-containing protein encodes the protein MAEPTSFEELDQAIGNVLDAKTTNFFKLAEMLGLDPRQDFAGADLSSTNFYEGNLASANFVGTNLRGANFAYANLQEANFTNANLQEANFTNANLGILPSSYLARTKEVDYLITSALNHINDLNKELNLARYLFMHLDRINDLDSGLDSDLDRINDLDSGLDSDLDRINDLDSGLDSDLDRINDLDSGLDSDLDRAYDLVRDLARDIEYFHNIIRINDLDSGLDSALESALESARALDSNLDSAHELHRDLDSAHELHRDLDSDLNSALESAHALDSARNQAERLTYELHYALDSAHKLHRDLEGALESALESALEVAVESIHRIGGGANFYRAQLTGVVLDKANVEGAIMIGCTGLSSSKVADLMRRGAIIR